A region of Paraburkholderia largidicola DNA encodes the following proteins:
- the puuE gene encoding allantoinase PuuE — MSFDPNYPRDLIGYGRHPVQANWPGRARVAVQFVLNYEEGGENCVLHGDPGSEQFLSEIVGAASYPARHMSMESIYEYGSRAGVWRILREFEKRGLPLTVFGVGMAVERHPEVARAFVELGHEIACHGYRWIHYQDMSPEREAEHMRLGMEAIERVTGQRPLGWYTGRDSPNTHRLVAEYGGFLYDSDNYGDDLPFWMDVEVTGGAKVPQLILPYTLDTNDMRFATPQGFNTADHFFTYLRDAFDVLYEEGDEAPKMLSIGMHCRLLGRPGRFRALQRFLDHIEKHERVWVTRRVDIARHWREHHPYQQQDNRGAAA, encoded by the coding sequence ATGTCATTCGACCCGAACTATCCGCGCGACCTGATCGGCTACGGCCGCCACCCCGTGCAGGCAAACTGGCCAGGACGCGCGCGCGTCGCGGTGCAGTTCGTACTCAACTACGAAGAGGGCGGCGAGAACTGCGTGCTGCACGGCGATCCGGGCTCGGAACAGTTCCTGTCGGAAATCGTCGGCGCGGCGTCGTATCCGGCGCGTCACATGAGCATGGAGTCGATCTACGAATACGGCTCGCGCGCGGGCGTGTGGCGCATCCTGCGCGAGTTCGAGAAGCGTGGCCTGCCGCTGACGGTGTTCGGCGTCGGCATGGCGGTCGAGCGGCATCCGGAAGTCGCGCGCGCTTTTGTCGAACTGGGTCATGAGATCGCGTGTCATGGGTATCGCTGGATTCACTATCAGGACATGTCTCCCGAGCGCGAAGCCGAGCATATGCGCCTCGGCATGGAAGCAATCGAGCGCGTGACGGGCCAGCGTCCGCTCGGCTGGTACACGGGCCGCGACAGTCCGAACACGCATCGGCTGGTGGCCGAATACGGCGGTTTTTTGTACGACTCGGATAACTACGGCGACGACCTGCCGTTCTGGATGGACGTCGAAGTGACGGGCGGCGCGAAAGTGCCGCAACTGATCCTGCCGTACACGCTCGACACCAACGACATGCGCTTCGCCACGCCACAAGGCTTCAACACGGCGGACCATTTCTTCACGTATCTGCGCGACGCATTCGACGTGCTGTACGAAGAGGGCGACGAAGCGCCGAAGATGCTGTCGATCGGCATGCACTGCCGTTTGCTTGGCCGTCCCGGACGCTTCCGCGCGCTGCAACGTTTCCTCGATCACATCGAGAAGCACGAGCGCGTGTGGGTGACGCGGCGTGTCGATATCGCGCGCCACTGGCGCGAGCATCATCCCTACCAACAACAGGACAACCGCGGGGCTGCGGCATGA
- the uraD gene encoding 2-oxo-4-hydroxy-4-carboxy-5-ureidoimidazoline decarboxylase, with the protein MKAMQYTLDQLNSISTDAFVAALSGIFEHSPWVAEVAAAQRPYASIDALHKTMSSAVETAGEAKQLALINAHPELAGKAAVRGELTAESTREQSGAGLGQCTQEEFDKLLRLNAAYREKFGFPFILAVRGYDRHGIIANFEARVNNSRADELRASLDQIYRIARFRLDDLISA; encoded by the coding sequence ATGAAGGCGATGCAATACACACTGGACCAACTCAACAGCATCTCGACCGACGCGTTCGTCGCGGCGCTGTCGGGCATCTTCGAGCATTCGCCGTGGGTCGCCGAAGTGGCCGCCGCGCAGCGTCCGTACGCGAGCATCGACGCGTTGCACAAGACGATGTCGAGCGCCGTCGAAACCGCAGGCGAAGCAAAGCAGCTCGCGCTGATCAACGCTCACCCGGAGCTCGCGGGCAAGGCGGCCGTACGCGGCGAACTGACGGCCGAATCGACGCGCGAGCAAAGCGGTGCCGGTCTCGGCCAATGCACGCAGGAAGAGTTCGACAAGCTGCTGCGCCTGAACGCGGCGTATCGCGAGAAGTTCGGCTTTCCGTTCATTCTCGCTGTGCGCGGCTACGACCGGCACGGCATCATCGCGAACTTCGAAGCGCGCGTGAACAACAGCCGCGCCGACGAACTGCGCGCGAGCCTCGACCAGATCTATCGCATTGCGCGTTTCCGTCTCGACGATCTGATCAGCGCCTGA
- the alc gene encoding allantoicase: MALPILDPNAPDFTRRFVNLADPRLGAQALEASDDFFAPKDRMLNPEPAVFIPGKYDEHGKWMDGWETRRKRTTGYDWCVVKLARPGVIKGLDLDTSHFTGNFPPAASVEAARVVDGAPNQSTQWTEIVPSTTLQGNSHHYLDVGDTNAYTHLRVNIYPDGGIARLRVYGQPQVDWAGASRTDLFDLAAMENGAYLVGANNQHFGAASTLLMPGRGVNMGDGWETRRRREPGNDWAIVALAQPGVIKKIEVDTAHFKGNYPDRCSIQAAYVTGGTDSSLITQAMFWPVLLGEQKLQMDKQHFFESEIAALGPVTHIRFNIIPDGGVSRLRLWGTLAS, encoded by the coding sequence ATGGCACTCCCGATTCTCGATCCCAACGCCCCCGACTTCACGCGTCGTTTCGTGAACCTCGCGGACCCGCGTCTCGGCGCACAGGCGCTCGAAGCCAGCGACGATTTCTTCGCGCCGAAAGACCGCATGCTGAATCCGGAACCGGCCGTCTTCATTCCGGGCAAGTACGACGAGCACGGCAAGTGGATGGACGGCTGGGAAACGCGTCGCAAGCGCACGACGGGCTATGACTGGTGCGTCGTGAAGCTCGCGCGTCCGGGTGTTATCAAGGGTCTCGATCTCGATACCAGCCACTTCACGGGCAACTTCCCGCCGGCGGCATCGGTGGAAGCGGCGCGGGTCGTGGACGGCGCACCGAACCAGTCGACGCAATGGACCGAGATCGTCCCGTCGACCACATTGCAAGGCAATAGCCACCACTACCTCGATGTGGGCGACACGAACGCGTACACGCACCTGCGCGTGAACATCTATCCGGACGGCGGCATCGCGCGTCTGCGCGTGTACGGCCAGCCTCAGGTCGATTGGGCGGGCGCGAGCCGCACCGATCTGTTCGACCTCGCCGCGATGGAAAACGGCGCGTATCTGGTCGGCGCGAACAACCAGCACTTCGGCGCCGCATCGACGCTGCTGATGCCGGGACGCGGCGTCAACATGGGCGATGGCTGGGAAACGCGTCGCCGCCGCGAGCCGGGCAACGATTGGGCGATCGTCGCGCTCGCGCAGCCGGGCGTCATCAAGAAGATCGAAGTCGACACCGCGCACTTCAAGGGCAACTATCCGGACCGCTGCTCGATCCAGGCCGCGTACGTGACGGGCGGCACCGATAGCTCGCTGATCACGCAGGCGATGTTCTGGCCGGTGCTGCTCGGCGAGCAGAAGCTGCAGATGGACAAGCAGCACTTCTTCGAAAGCGAGATCGCCGCGCTCGGCCCCGTCACGCATATCCGCTTCAACATCATTCCGGACGGCGGCGTGTCGCGTCTGCGTCTGTGGGGCACGCTCGCATCATGA
- a CDS encoding ureidoglycolate lyase, whose amino-acid sequence MKTLAIEPLTREAFAPFGDVIELEGAKQIPINLGTTIRYHDLAKVDVTDEGGRTLVNLFRGQPRALPFEITMMERHPLGSQAFIPLNDKPYLVVVAPAGELDESKIRAFVTSGWQGVNYAKGVWHHPLLALGEVSDFIVVDRGGDGLNLNEQNLRESQWLTEEAMNAVVV is encoded by the coding sequence ATGAAGACACTCGCAATCGAACCGCTGACACGCGAAGCGTTCGCGCCGTTCGGCGACGTGATCGAACTGGAAGGCGCGAAGCAGATCCCGATCAATCTCGGCACGACGATCCGCTATCACGATCTCGCGAAAGTCGACGTCACCGACGAAGGCGGGCGCACGCTCGTCAATCTGTTCCGAGGACAGCCGCGCGCGCTGCCGTTCGAAATCACGATGATGGAGCGACATCCGCTGGGTTCGCAGGCGTTCATTCCTTTGAACGACAAGCCGTATCTGGTTGTCGTTGCGCCTGCCGGCGAGCTGGATGAATCGAAGATTCGCGCGTTCGTGACGAGCGGGTGGCAAGGCGTGAACTACGCGAAGGGCGTGTGGCACCATCCGCTGCTGGCGTTGGGCGAGGTGAGCGATTTCATTGTCGTCGATCGTGGCGGTGATGGGCTCAATCTCAACGAGCAGAATTTGCGCGAATCGCAGTGGTTGACGGAAGAGGCGATGAACGCCGTGGTTGTCTGA
- a CDS encoding VOC family protein codes for MQASLNRILLYVKDVESTCAFYQRYFGYTATHDNDDRIVELTPPHGGAILMIHQAAKGVKAGQATVKLVFDVEDVDAFKARCADEGLVFGATHRADGYSFANSKDPDGNSVSISSRGFRAGR; via the coding sequence ATGCAAGCGTCACTAAACCGGATCCTGCTGTATGTGAAGGACGTCGAGAGCACGTGTGCGTTCTATCAGCGCTATTTTGGCTACACGGCCACGCATGACAACGACGACCGCATCGTCGAACTGACTCCGCCGCACGGCGGCGCGATCCTGATGATTCATCAGGCCGCAAAAGGCGTCAAGGCAGGGCAGGCGACCGTCAAGCTGGTGTTCGACGTCGAGGACGTGGACGCGTTCAAGGCGCGTTGCGCAGATGAAGGACTCGTATTCGGCGCGACGCATCGCGCGGACGGCTACAGCTTTGCGAATTCAAAAGACCCGGACGGCAATTCCGTGTCGATCTCCAGTCGCGGTTTTCGTGCGGGCCGATGA
- a CDS encoding urate hydroxylase PuuD produces MEGFITDWLNLAIRWFHVIAAIAWIGESFYFVALDNSLKPPVDPNQRRRGVFGELWHVHGGGFYNMQKYTVAPPEMPDDLHWSKWPSYTTWLSGFGLFTVLYLFAPNTYLIDKNVLDMGPVVAIFSALGFLAAGWIVYDTLCRMLGNKDKVLGICVGIYVLIAAFLACHIFAARAAYLIMGAMLATIMSANVFFVIIPGQRKMVAAMLKGETPNPIYGKRGKQRSVHNTYFTLPVVFAMLSNHYAMTYTHPYNWAVLVVIMLAGALIRQFFVMRHRGQVLWYLPLAGIVLMFGALFWTMPKPVVPVAEAANAPVVKTADIVPVLQQRCVACHSAHPTMMGSAPAGVLLDTPAEISTNAQRIYQQAVTLKAMPLGNVTHMTDEERQKIAAWFQGGAVN; encoded by the coding sequence ATGGAAGGCTTTATCACCGACTGGTTGAATCTCGCGATTCGCTGGTTTCACGTTATCGCCGCGATTGCATGGATCGGCGAGTCGTTTTACTTCGTTGCGCTCGACAATAGCCTGAAGCCGCCTGTGGACCCGAACCAGCGCCGGCGCGGCGTGTTCGGCGAACTGTGGCACGTGCACGGCGGCGGCTTCTACAACATGCAGAAGTACACCGTTGCGCCGCCCGAAATGCCCGACGACCTGCACTGGTCGAAGTGGCCGTCGTACACGACATGGCTGTCCGGTTTCGGTCTCTTCACGGTGTTGTATCTGTTCGCGCCGAACACGTATCTGATCGACAAGAACGTACTCGACATGGGTCCTGTCGTCGCGATCTTCTCGGCGCTCGGGTTCCTCGCTGCGGGCTGGATCGTGTATGACACGCTGTGCCGGATGCTCGGCAACAAGGACAAGGTGCTCGGCATCTGCGTCGGCATCTATGTGCTGATCGCCGCGTTCCTCGCGTGCCACATCTTCGCGGCCCGTGCGGCGTACCTGATCATGGGCGCGATGCTCGCGACGATCATGTCGGCGAATGTGTTCTTCGTCATCATCCCGGGTCAGCGCAAGATGGTCGCCGCGATGCTCAAGGGCGAAACGCCGAACCCGATCTACGGCAAGCGCGGCAAGCAGCGCTCGGTCCACAACACGTACTTCACGCTGCCCGTCGTGTTCGCGATGCTGTCGAACCACTACGCGATGACGTACACGCATCCGTACAACTGGGCAGTGCTGGTCGTCATCATGCTGGCAGGCGCGCTGATCCGTCAGTTCTTCGTGATGCGTCACCGTGGCCAGGTGCTGTGGTATCTGCCGCTCGCGGGCATCGTGCTGATGTTCGGCGCGCTGTTCTGGACGATGCCCAAGCCCGTCGTGCCCGTCGCGGAAGCGGCAAACGCCCCCGTCGTGAAGACGGCCGATATCGTGCCCGTCCTGCAGCAGCGCTGCGTCGCCTGCCACTCCGCGCATCCGACGATGATGGGCAGCGCGCCCGCCGGTGTGCTGCTCGATACGCCTGCAGAGATTTCGACGAACGCGCAGCGCATCTATCAACAGGCCGTGACGCTGAAGGCGATGCCGCTCGGCAACGTCACGCACATGACCGACGAGGAACGGCAGAAGATCGCCGCGTGGTTCCAGGGCGGCGCGGTGAATTAA
- the uraH gene encoding hydroxyisourate hydrolase produces the protein MGKLTTHVLDTANGRPGADIKVELFALSGDTRRALKTTTTNHDGRCNEPLLEGDALAVGEYELVFHAGDYFASIGTKVPEPRFVDRVVLRFGIADAGAHYHVPLLVSPWAYSTYRGS, from the coding sequence ATGGGCAAGCTCACTACCCACGTGCTCGACACGGCCAACGGCCGTCCCGGCGCCGATATCAAGGTCGAACTCTTTGCGCTCTCCGGCGACACGCGCCGCGCGCTCAAAACCACCACCACCAATCACGACGGCCGCTGCAACGAGCCGCTGCTCGAAGGCGATGCACTCGCCGTCGGCGAATATGAACTGGTGTTCCACGCAGGCGACTATTTTGCGTCGATCGGCACCAAGGTGCCCGAACCGCGCTTCGTCGATCGCGTCGTGCTGCGTTTCGGCATTGCCGATGCGGGCGCGCACTATCACGTGCCGCTACTCGTGTCGCCCTGGGCGTACAGCACCTATCGCGGCAGCTGA
- a CDS encoding 8-oxoguanine deaminase, with the protein MTMQTNSTGVTRTAGQRGRTMLVRHADVLVTMDGERRELRDGGLYIEDNRIVAVGRTDELPDTADEILDMTGHLVIPGLVNTHHHMYQSLTRAIPAAQDAELFGWLTSLYKVWANLTPEMIEVSTLTAMAELLLSGCTTSSDHLYIYPNGSRLDDSIAAARRIGMRFHASRGSMSVGQKDGGLPPDAVVEQEADVLKDTQRLIETYHDEGRYAMLRVVVAPCSPFSVSRDLMRESAAMARHYGVSLHTHLAENVNDIAYSREKFGMTPAEYAEDLGWIGHDVWHAHCVQLDDAGIALFARTGTGVAHCPCSNMRLASGIAPVKKMRLAGVPVGLGVDGSASNDGAQMVAEVRQALLLQRVGFGPDAMTAREALEIATLGGAKVLNRDDIGALAPGMAADFVSFDLRQPLFAGALHDPVAALVFCAPSQVSTSVIGGKVVVKDGVLTTVDLGPVIERHNRLAQRLYESAA; encoded by the coding sequence ATGACGATGCAAACCAATTCAACCGGCGTGACGCGAACCGCCGGCCAGCGCGGCAGGACGATGCTGGTGAGGCATGCGGACGTGCTGGTCACCATGGACGGCGAGCGTCGCGAGTTGCGCGACGGCGGCCTCTATATCGAAGACAACCGGATCGTCGCCGTCGGTCGGACGGATGAACTGCCCGACACCGCCGACGAAATCCTCGACATGACGGGCCATCTGGTGATTCCCGGCCTCGTCAACACGCACCACCACATGTATCAGAGCCTGACGCGTGCGATTCCTGCCGCGCAGGACGCCGAGCTGTTCGGCTGGCTGACCAGCCTGTACAAGGTGTGGGCGAACCTCACGCCGGAAATGATCGAGGTGTCGACGCTGACGGCGATGGCCGAACTGTTGCTGTCGGGCTGCACGACGTCGAGCGATCACCTGTACATCTATCCGAACGGTAGCCGGCTCGACGACAGCATTGCCGCTGCGCGCCGCATCGGCATGCGTTTTCATGCGAGCCGCGGCAGCATGAGCGTCGGGCAGAAAGACGGCGGCCTGCCGCCGGATGCCGTCGTCGAGCAGGAAGCAGACGTTCTGAAAGACACGCAGCGTCTGATCGAGACGTATCACGACGAAGGGCGTTACGCGATGCTGCGGGTCGTCGTCGCGCCGTGCTCGCCGTTCTCGGTGAGCCGCGACTTGATGCGCGAGTCGGCTGCGATGGCGCGACACTACGGCGTGTCGCTGCATACGCACCTGGCCGAGAACGTGAACGATATTGCATACAGCCGCGAGAAGTTCGGCATGACGCCCGCGGAATATGCAGAGGACCTCGGCTGGATCGGGCACGACGTATGGCATGCGCACTGCGTGCAGCTCGACGATGCCGGCATCGCGCTGTTCGCGCGCACGGGGACGGGCGTCGCGCATTGTCCCTGTTCGAACATGCGGCTTGCGTCGGGTATCGCGCCGGTGAAGAAAATGCGGCTCGCGGGCGTGCCCGTCGGGCTGGGTGTCGATGGATCGGCGTCGAACGACGGCGCGCAGATGGTTGCGGAAGTGCGTCAGGCGCTGCTGTTGCAGCGGGTTGGTTTCGGACCGGATGCGATGACCGCACGCGAGGCGCTCGAGATTGCGACGCTCGGCGGCGCGAAGGTGCTGAACCGCGACGATATCGGCGCGCTCGCGCCCGGCATGGCAGCGGACTTCGTGTCGTTCGATCTCCGGCAGCCGCTCTTTGCGGGCGCGCTGCATGATCCCGTTGCGGCGCTGGTGTTCTGTGCGCCGTCGCAGGTCTCGACGAGCGTGATTGGCGGCAAGGTCGTGGTGAAGGACGGCGTGCTGACGACGGTGGATCTCGGCCCGGTGATCGAGCGGCACAACCGGCTCGCGCAAAGGCTGTATGAAAGTGCAGCCTAA
- a CDS encoding LysR substrate-binding domain-containing protein encodes MSQQREAIDTYLLRVLHTLLMERSVTRAAVKLNQSQPAISAALRRLRDITGDPLLVRGKSGMVPTEYGLRLLEPVQNALREIERIKFQQHNFDPATSIRCYRIGCPDYLNVLFVPTVVERFRQAAPNATLEFHSLGPAFDYELALEDGKLDIVVGNWPEPPEQLHLSNLFVDQIVCLMSNTHPFAKRGGLTLDQYLNAPHLAPTPYSVGQRGAIDVHLARERLKRHVVVTLPYFNLAPYVLIKSDLIFTTTRLFADYYAKFLPLTVVPAPLDFPPMQYYQLWHERVHYSDEVRWLRSLVAEATKTLIAK; translated from the coding sequence ATGAGTCAGCAACGCGAGGCGATCGACACCTACCTATTGCGCGTCTTGCACACCCTTCTGATGGAGCGCAGCGTCACGCGCGCCGCCGTCAAACTGAACCAGTCCCAACCCGCGATCAGCGCCGCGCTGCGGCGGCTGCGCGACATCACGGGCGACCCGCTTCTCGTACGCGGCAAATCCGGCATGGTGCCGACCGAATACGGGCTACGCCTGCTCGAACCCGTGCAAAATGCACTGCGCGAGATCGAACGCATTAAATTTCAGCAGCACAACTTCGACCCGGCGACGTCGATCCGCTGCTACCGGATCGGCTGCCCGGACTACCTGAACGTGCTGTTCGTGCCGACCGTCGTCGAGCGCTTCCGCCAGGCCGCACCGAACGCAACACTCGAGTTCCACTCGCTCGGTCCCGCGTTCGACTACGAACTGGCGCTCGAGGACGGCAAGCTCGACATCGTCGTCGGCAACTGGCCGGAACCGCCCGAGCAACTGCATCTGTCCAATCTGTTCGTCGACCAGATCGTGTGCCTGATGAGCAACACGCATCCGTTTGCAAAGCGTGGCGGCCTGACGCTCGATCAGTACCTGAACGCGCCGCATCTTGCGCCGACGCCCTATTCCGTCGGCCAGCGCGGCGCAATCGACGTGCATCTCGCCCGCGAGCGCCTCAAGCGTCATGTCGTCGTCACGTTGCCGTACTTCAACCTTGCGCCGTACGTGCTGATCAAGTCGGATCTGATCTTCACGACCACGCGCCTTTTCGCCGACTACTACGCGAAGTTCCTGCCGCTGACCGTCGTGCCCGCGCCGCTGGACTTTCCGCCGATGCAGTATTACCAGCTGTGGCATGAGCGCGTGCATTACTCCGATGAAGTGCGCTGGTTGCGCAGCCTCGTCGCCGAAGCGACCAAGACACTGATCGCCAAGTAA
- a CDS encoding ABC transporter ATP-binding protein, with translation MSDTLTGGPTGGSTHADGANRSDGATPRLALTGISKQYPAVRANDDVTLIVAPGEIHAVLGENGAGKSTLMKIVYGAVRPDAGEIRWEGELVDIANPAAARKLGIGMVFQHFSLFETLTVGENIALALDEPFDLKVLGKRIREVSAEYGLDIDPQRHVHSLTVGERQRVEIVRCLLQNPRLLIMDEPTSVLTPQAVRKLFATLRRLASEGCSILYISHKLDEIQELCDTATVMRGGKVTGRVTPREETHASLAQLMVGHSLPDYERRAHTPGDVLLDVKNLSSASDDPFGTSLDDVSFGVHAGEIFGIAGVSGNGQAELLVALSGEHKGNRADAVTICGKPAGKLSAAARRKLGFAFVPEERLGRGAVPAMSLAENALLTAHRQQMVRSGWINAGAMRAFAKRCIESFDVRCGGEGALAQSLSGGNLQKFIVGREILQAPKVLVVAQPTWGVDVGAAAFIRQQLLDLSARGVAILVISEELEELFDICDRIAVIARGRMSPTRKTGDTNAEEIGRWMAGLFGDRESAPPSAGQAAHA, from the coding sequence ATGAGCGACACATTGACAGGCGGCCCGACGGGCGGCAGCACACACGCAGACGGCGCAAACCGTAGCGACGGCGCCACACCGCGTCTCGCGCTGACGGGCATCAGCAAGCAATATCCTGCAGTTCGCGCGAACGACGACGTCACGCTGATCGTCGCGCCGGGCGAAATTCATGCAGTGCTCGGCGAAAATGGCGCGGGCAAGAGCACGCTGATGAAGATCGTCTACGGCGCGGTGCGGCCGGATGCAGGCGAGATCCGCTGGGAAGGCGAACTCGTCGACATCGCGAACCCGGCGGCGGCGCGCAAGCTCGGCATCGGCATGGTGTTTCAGCATTTCTCGCTGTTCGAGACGCTGACGGTCGGCGAGAACATCGCGCTCGCGCTCGACGAGCCATTCGATCTGAAGGTGCTGGGCAAGCGCATCCGCGAAGTATCGGCGGAGTACGGGCTCGACATCGATCCGCAGCGCCACGTGCACAGCCTGACGGTGGGCGAGCGCCAGCGCGTCGAAATCGTACGCTGCCTGTTGCAGAATCCGCGTCTGCTCATCATGGACGAGCCGACCTCGGTGCTGACGCCGCAAGCCGTGCGCAAGCTGTTCGCGACGCTGCGCCGGCTCGCGTCGGAAGGCTGCAGCATCCTCTACATCAGCCACAAGCTCGACGAAATCCAGGAACTCTGCGACACGGCGACCGTGATGCGCGGCGGCAAGGTGACAGGCCGCGTGACGCCGCGTGAAGAGACGCATGCATCGCTCGCACAACTGATGGTCGGTCACTCGCTGCCCGATTACGAGCGCCGCGCGCACACGCCGGGCGACGTGTTGCTCGACGTGAAAAATCTTTCATCTGCCAGCGATGATCCGTTCGGCACGTCGCTCGACGATGTGTCGTTCGGAGTGCATGCAGGTGAAATATTCGGCATCGCGGGCGTATCGGGCAACGGTCAGGCGGAACTGCTGGTCGCGCTCTCGGGCGAACACAAAGGCAATCGCGCGGATGCCGTGACGATCTGCGGCAAGCCCGCGGGCAAGCTGAGTGCTGCCGCACGCCGCAAACTGGGCTTTGCATTCGTGCCGGAAGAGCGGCTAGGGCGCGGCGCGGTGCCCGCGATGTCGCTCGCGGAAAACGCACTGCTGACGGCGCATCGGCAACAGATGGTGCGCTCGGGCTGGATCAACGCGGGCGCGATGCGCGCGTTCGCGAAGCGCTGCATCGAATCGTTCGACGTGCGTTGCGGCGGCGAAGGCGCGCTCGCGCAGAGCCTGTCGGGCGGCAATCTGCAGAAATTCATCGTCGGCCGCGAAATTCTGCAGGCGCCGAAGGTGCTGGTCGTCGCGCAGCCGACCTGGGGCGTCGACGTCGGCGCGGCTGCTTTCATCCGGCAGCAGTTGCTCGACCTCTCGGCGCGCGGCGTGGCGATTCTGGTGATCTCCGAAGAACTCGAGGAACTGTTCGATATCTGCGACCGGATCGCCGTGATCGCGCGCGGGCGCATGTCGCCGACACGCAAGACGGGTGATACGAACGCGGAAGAGATCGGCCGCTGGATGGCCGGGCTGTTCGGCGATCGCGAGAGCGCACCGCCGTCGGCGGGGCAAGCGGCGCATGCATGA
- a CDS encoding ABC transporter permease, whose translation MILPYRLEARTTPSRTMQLAVPLIAALLTLVIGFLIFSLVGRDPAQAMAAFFIEPLSSVNGWAELLLKASPLCLIGLGLAIGYRANVWNIGAEGQMLLGGIAASGVAIYFDQATGWWILPTMMIAGVLGGMAWAAIPALLKSRFNTNEILTSLMLTYVATQLLIYLVSGPWRDPQGMNFPLSEMFSGDALYPTFYGDWHWKFLKGTRLNASIFVTIIAIPLVWLFMRKSFAGFRMKVGGLAPLAARYAGFSDKKTIWTSLLISGGLAGLAGMGEISGPIGQLQATWSPGYGFTAIIVVFVGRLHPVGIVLASLLMALLYLGGEAVQTSMQLPQALSGVFQGLLLFCLLGADLFVNYRVRRRGIAAS comes from the coding sequence ATGATTCTTCCGTATCGACTCGAAGCTCGCACGACGCCATCGCGAACGATGCAGCTTGCCGTGCCGCTGATCGCCGCACTTCTCACGCTCGTGATCGGCTTTCTGATTTTCAGCCTCGTCGGGCGTGATCCGGCGCAGGCGATGGCCGCGTTTTTCATCGAGCCGCTGTCGAGCGTCAACGGCTGGGCGGAACTACTGCTCAAGGCGTCGCCGTTGTGCCTGATCGGACTGGGCCTGGCCATCGGCTATCGCGCGAATGTCTGGAACATCGGCGCCGAAGGGCAGATGCTGCTCGGGGGCATCGCGGCGAGCGGCGTTGCGATCTATTTCGATCAGGCGACAGGCTGGTGGATCTTGCCGACGATGATGATCGCGGGCGTGCTGGGCGGCATGGCGTGGGCCGCGATTCCCGCGCTGCTCAAGAGCCGTTTCAACACCAACGAGATTCTCACGAGCCTGATGCTCACCTACGTCGCCACGCAGTTGCTGATCTATCTCGTGAGCGGCCCGTGGCGGGACCCGCAGGGTATGAACTTCCCGCTCTCTGAAATGTTCTCAGGCGACGCGCTGTACCCGACTTTCTACGGCGACTGGCATTGGAAATTTCTGAAGGGCACGCGGTTGAACGCGTCGATTTTCGTGACGATTATCGCGATCCCCCTCGTCTGGCTCTTCATGCGCAAGAGCTTTGCGGGCTTCCGGATGAAGGTTGGCGGTCTTGCGCCGCTGGCCGCGCGCTATGCAGGCTTTTCGGACAAGAAGACGATCTGGACGTCGCTGCTGATTAGCGGCGGGCTCGCTGGACTCGCCGGCATGGGGGAGATCTCCGGTCCGATCGGCCAGTTGCAGGCGACGTGGTCGCCGGGCTATGGCTTCACGGCGATCATCGTGGTGTTCGTCGGACGGTTGCACCCAGTCGGCATCGTGCTCGCCAGTCTGCTGATGGCCTTGCTGTACCTCGGCGGCGAGGCCGTGCAGACGTCGATGCAACTGCCGCAGGCGTTGTCGGGCGTGTTCCAGGGGCTGCTGCTGTTCTGTCTGCTGGGCGCGGACCTGTTCGTCAACTATCGCGTGCGCCGTCGCGGCATCGCGGCATCGTAA